In Labrys wisconsinensis, the following are encoded in one genomic region:
- a CDS encoding alpha/beta hydrolase, with product MTPEDYRAGGQPFTLEGSEIGVLLSHGYTGTTSGMRFLGDHLHRTEGWTVHAPRLAGHGDTPAAMARSTAADWIRSLEHGLDRLSERCSTIFMAGLSMGGCLTLYMAARHADRIKAAVPINACLYFGGPDLAALAYAEDAPDYVVGVGNDVKDPGVVEVAYREIPVPTIKEIYALMNVTRDLLSRVVCPTLVMVSPEDHVVPPANARDILIGIGAKDRRQLVLDNSYHVATIDFDKEVIAEETRRFFKEQIRQGA from the coding sequence ATGACACCCGAAGACTACCGTGCGGGCGGCCAGCCCTTCACGCTCGAAGGAAGCGAGATCGGCGTGCTCCTGTCGCACGGCTATACCGGCACCACCTCGGGCATGCGCTTCCTCGGCGACCATCTCCACCGCACCGAGGGCTGGACCGTCCACGCGCCGCGGCTCGCAGGCCATGGCGACACGCCGGCCGCCATGGCCAGGTCCACGGCGGCGGACTGGATCCGCTCGCTCGAGCACGGCCTCGATCGATTGAGCGAGCGGTGCAGCACCATCTTCATGGCCGGCCTCTCCATGGGCGGCTGCCTCACCCTCTACATGGCTGCCCGGCATGCCGACCGGATCAAGGCGGCGGTGCCGATCAACGCCTGCCTCTATTTCGGCGGGCCGGACCTGGCGGCGCTCGCCTATGCCGAGGACGCGCCGGACTACGTCGTCGGCGTCGGCAACGACGTGAAGGACCCCGGGGTGGTCGAGGTCGCCTATCGCGAGATCCCGGTGCCGACCATCAAGGAGATCTACGCGCTGATGAACGTCACCCGCGATCTCCTCTCAAGGGTCGTCTGCCCGACGCTGGTCATGGTCTCGCCCGAGGACCATGTCGTGCCACCGGCCAATGCGCGCGACATCCTGATCGGGATCGGCGCGAAGGACCGACGCCAGCTCGTGCTCGACAATTCCTATCACGTCGCCACCATCGAC
- a CDS encoding ABC transporter permease produces the protein MTEASAEPSPLPPRRWGRRILAVPPSYIVLVVVLVALAAANPNLMKPQVLLTFIRQAAPLGFAVLGQSLVMRVRSIDLSIGGIFILTNYVITAGMLSDCPPAVLILVPLAIGFVVGLVNGVLVAVVRASAVIVTLAVSIILTGLVLFLASGRPPGKVPVELRAISNAHIDIVPVPVLLWLAAAILVALLLRYLIYGRFIAAIGSNPRAAELSGLPLPRVVVVTHALSGLLTAAGAVLFTAALGIGSVKFGPELMMNSIAATILGGVTFGSGRGGVAGPFVGVVAFALLSTLMTVFGIQEPGKLIVQGAVIAVAAVIHGIKTR, from the coding sequence ATGACCGAAGCCTCCGCGGAGCCGAGCCCGCTGCCGCCACGGCGCTGGGGCCGGCGCATCCTCGCCGTTCCGCCGTCCTACATCGTCCTCGTCGTCGTCCTCGTCGCGCTGGCCGCGGCCAACCCGAACCTGATGAAGCCGCAGGTGCTGCTCACCTTCATCCGGCAGGCTGCCCCGCTGGGCTTTGCCGTGCTCGGCCAGTCGCTGGTGATGCGCGTGCGCTCGATCGACCTTTCGATCGGCGGCATCTTCATCCTCACCAACTATGTCATCACCGCCGGCATGCTGTCGGACTGCCCGCCGGCGGTGCTGATCCTGGTCCCGCTGGCGATCGGCTTCGTGGTCGGGCTCGTCAACGGCGTGCTGGTCGCCGTCGTCCGCGCCTCCGCCGTGATCGTCACGCTGGCGGTCTCGATCATCCTGACCGGCCTGGTGCTGTTCCTGGCCAGCGGCCGGCCGCCGGGCAAGGTGCCGGTGGAGCTGCGCGCCATCTCCAACGCCCATATCGATATCGTGCCGGTGCCGGTCCTGCTCTGGCTGGCGGCGGCGATCCTGGTCGCCCTGCTGCTGCGCTACCTGATCTATGGCCGCTTCATCGCCGCCATCGGCTCCAACCCGCGGGCGGCCGAGCTTTCCGGCCTGCCACTGCCGCGCGTCGTCGTCGTCACCCACGCCCTGTCGGGCTTGCTGACCGCGGCCGGCGCGGTGCTGTTCACCGCGGCGCTCGGCATCGGCAGCGTCAAGTTCGGGCCCGAGCTCATGATGAACTCGATCGCCGCCACCATCCTCGGCGGCGTCACCTTCGGCAGCGGGCGCGGCGGCGTGGCCGGTCCCTTCGTCGGCGTCGTCGCCTTCGCGCTCCTGTCGACCCTGATGACGGTGTTCGGCATCCAGGAGCCGGGCAAGCTGATCGTCCAGGGCGCGGTCATCGCCGTCGCCGCCGTCATCCACGGCATCAAGACACGCTGA
- a CDS encoding ABC transporter permease: MIFLSAILPAQRNSRAGPWYLVLGFLVVVVAVVSLSAPLFVTAGNLSNVAAQVAPLLISAVGQTFVIIAGGLDLSVGALISLTTGLLVLDLPSWAVVLLVLAVAAAVGAVNGIGVAWLNVHPIIMTLASMSMVQGAALLVRPVPGGTPPAWVSLAVADDILGVHAAILWIVAFSGLAAVLLYRTRFGLHLFALGGDQASAGLNGVPVRRDIVLAYMLSSLFAAGAGVFLAGRIASGDANVGTVFGIDSITAVALGGTSLSGGVGSLVGTMLGAVIVGVIGNGMNLMNVSAFLQTVIKGALLLAVVCIQRRRTIGL; this comes from the coding sequence ATGATCTTTCTCTCCGCGATCCTGCCGGCGCAGAGGAATTCCCGCGCCGGGCCGTGGTACCTGGTCCTCGGCTTCCTCGTCGTGGTCGTGGCGGTCGTCTCGCTGTCGGCGCCGCTGTTCGTGACGGCCGGCAACCTCTCCAATGTCGCGGCGCAGGTCGCGCCGCTGCTGATCAGCGCGGTCGGCCAGACCTTCGTCATCATCGCCGGCGGCCTCGACCTCTCGGTCGGCGCGCTGATCAGCCTGACCACCGGCTTGCTCGTGCTCGACCTGCCGTCCTGGGCGGTGGTCCTGCTCGTCCTTGCCGTCGCGGCAGCCGTCGGGGCCGTCAACGGCATCGGCGTCGCCTGGCTCAACGTGCATCCGATCATCATGACGCTCGCCTCGATGAGCATGGTGCAGGGCGCAGCGCTGCTGGTCCGCCCCGTCCCCGGCGGCACCCCGCCGGCATGGGTCTCGCTGGCGGTGGCGGACGACATCCTCGGCGTCCATGCCGCCATCCTTTGGATCGTCGCCTTCTCCGGCCTGGCGGCCGTGCTGCTCTACCGCACGCGCTTCGGGCTCCACCTCTTCGCCCTCGGCGGCGACCAGGCGAGCGCCGGTCTCAACGGCGTCCCGGTGCGGCGCGACATCGTCCTGGCCTACATGCTCTCCTCGCTCTTCGCCGCCGGCGCCGGCGTCTTCCTGGCCGGCCGCATCGCCTCGGGCGACGCCAATGTCGGCACCGTGTTCGGCATCGATTCCATCACGGCCGTGGCGCTCGGGGGCACCTCGCTGTCCGGCGGCGTGGGCAGCCTCGTCGGCACCATGCTCGGCGCCGTGATCGTCGGCGTCATCGGCAACGGCATGAACCTCATGAACGTCTCCGCCTTCCTGCAGACGGTGATCAAGGGCGCGCTGCTGCTCGCCGTGGTCTGCATCCAGCGGCGCAGGACGATCGGGCTTTGA
- a CDS encoding sugar ABC transporter ATP-binding protein — MTTSMIDIAGVSRSFAGTQALDRVSLAVAAGSVHAVTGENGAGKSTLMKILAGVVRADAGEVRLSGQRVDFHAPADAVRAGVSTVFQEFTLIPNLTVAESIFLGREPRGRWGGVDARALREGARAALARLGCALDPDGLVRHLTVAEQQMVEIAKGISADARVFIFDEPTAALNTADVDKLRRVILGLRAAGKTILYISHRLREIFDMCDTVTVLKDGRHVATRSTAAIDEHGLVALMVGRELSDFYPGRGREPGPPCLAVEALVAGAQGRPVGFTLARGEIVGLAGLEGQGQRDIARAIAGIIPRRSGRIAKFDRRGGAVDLPADASVAAALAQGIGFVPEDRKGEGLFLDLGIAENVALGVQTGRPFWARAPDTRAAIESMMRRMNVRARSTQVLVGALSGGNQQKVLIGRWLSSGADLLVVEEPTRGVDVGAKSEVYKLLRGFTRDGGAVLVLSREMPELIGLCDRLLVVHGGGVVAEMPAAEATEHRILHAAIGSRQAA; from the coding sequence ATGACCACGAGCATGATCGATATCGCCGGCGTATCCCGCAGCTTTGCCGGGACGCAGGCCCTCGACAGGGTCTCCCTCGCCGTCGCCGCCGGCTCGGTCCATGCCGTCACCGGCGAGAACGGCGCCGGCAAGTCGACGCTGATGAAGATCCTCGCCGGGGTGGTGCGCGCCGATGCCGGCGAGGTGCGGCTCTCCGGACAAAGGGTGGATTTCCACGCGCCGGCCGATGCCGTGCGCGCCGGCGTCTCCACGGTGTTCCAGGAGTTCACCCTGATCCCCAACCTGACGGTGGCGGAAAGCATCTTCCTCGGCCGCGAGCCGCGGGGGCGCTGGGGCGGAGTCGACGCCCGTGCCCTGCGCGAGGGCGCGCGCGCCGCCCTGGCGCGGCTGGGCTGCGCGCTCGATCCCGACGGGCTGGTGCGCCATCTCACCGTCGCCGAGCAGCAGATGGTCGAGATCGCCAAGGGCATCTCCGCCGATGCCCGGGTCTTCATCTTCGACGAACCGACGGCGGCGCTCAACACGGCCGATGTCGACAAGCTGCGTCGCGTCATCCTTGGGCTGCGGGCCGCGGGCAAGACCATCCTCTACATCTCGCACCGGCTGCGGGAGATCTTCGACATGTGCGACACGGTCACGGTCCTCAAGGATGGCCGGCACGTCGCCACCCGGTCGACGGCCGCCATCGACGAGCACGGGCTCGTCGCCCTGATGGTCGGCCGAGAGCTGTCCGACTTCTATCCCGGGCGGGGGCGGGAGCCCGGGCCGCCCTGCCTCGCCGTCGAGGCGCTCGTCGCCGGCGCCCAGGGCCGGCCCGTCGGCTTCACCTTGGCTCGCGGCGAGATCGTCGGCCTCGCCGGCCTCGAGGGCCAGGGCCAGCGCGACATCGCCCGCGCCATTGCCGGCATCATCCCGCGCCGCTCGGGACGCATCGCCAAGTTCGACCGGCGGGGCGGCGCCGTCGACCTGCCCGCCGACGCCTCGGTCGCCGCCGCCCTGGCGCAGGGCATCGGCTTCGTGCCGGAGGACCGCAAGGGCGAGGGCCTGTTCCTCGACCTCGGCATCGCCGAGAACGTGGCGCTCGGGGTGCAGACCGGCCGCCCGTTCTGGGCCCGCGCGCCCGATACGCGCGCCGCGATCGAATCGATGATGCGCCGGATGAACGTGCGGGCGCGCAGCACCCAGGTGCTGGTCGGCGCCCTCTCCGGCGGCAACCAGCAGAAGGTGCTGATCGGCCGCTGGCTGTCCTCGGGGGCGGACCTGCTCGTGGTCGAGGAGCCGACCCGCGGGGTCGACGTCGGCGCCAAGAGCGAGGTCTACAAGCTGCTGCGCGGCTTTACCCGGGACGGCGGCGCCGTGCTGGTGCTGTCGCGCGAGATGCCGGAGCTGATCGGCCTGTGCGACCGGCTGCTGGTGGTGCACGGCGGCGGCGTCGTCGCCGAGATGCCGGCGGCGGAGGCGACCGAGCACCGGATCCTGCACGCCGCCATCGGCTCGCGGCAGGCGGCATGA
- a CDS encoding ABC transporter substrate-binding protein, which produces MQPLAKMACRAVLAACVLFGGPAAFAEDVHLMNGVVPREGDNPLTKPDAFKKAPPWKIGMSHFGLSNTWTIQMAHDAEAEAARNPSIGQFLFRNADLSQTKQVADIEDLIAQHVDALIVTPLTPTSADAGIRKAVAAGIPVIVHTGLTETDAYTVDLQGGGVYFGKVMGDFLVRQLGGKGSIWVLRGVPSHPEDINRYKGLVEALKGTDIKIAAEDYGNWEYDGGKKLCETFYLNNPDVQGIWSSGADMARACVDVFEQYGAKIPPITGEGNNGFFKLWRDKDLTSIAPEYGPEQGAAGVRAAVALLEGKQLYKRYVYNPEPITVDKRNQYIRDDLSDAYWFPTALSDEKKQEYYGVKK; this is translated from the coding sequence ATGCAGCCACTTGCCAAGATGGCGTGCCGGGCCGTGCTCGCGGCATGCGTCCTGTTCGGCGGCCCGGCCGCCTTTGCCGAGGACGTGCACCTGATGAACGGCGTGGTGCCGCGCGAGGGAGACAATCCGCTGACCAAGCCGGATGCCTTCAAGAAGGCGCCGCCCTGGAAGATCGGCATGAGCCATTTCGGCCTCAGCAACACCTGGACGATCCAGATGGCCCACGACGCGGAGGCCGAGGCTGCACGCAACCCGAGCATCGGCCAGTTCCTGTTCCGCAACGCCGATCTCAGCCAGACCAAGCAGGTCGCCGACATCGAGGACCTGATCGCCCAGCATGTCGACGCGCTGATCGTGACGCCGCTGACCCCGACCTCGGCCGATGCCGGCATCAGGAAGGCGGTGGCGGCGGGCATTCCGGTGATCGTCCACACCGGCCTCACCGAGACCGACGCCTATACCGTCGATCTGCAGGGCGGCGGCGTCTATTTCGGCAAGGTGATGGGCGACTTCCTGGTCAGGCAGCTCGGTGGCAAGGGCAGCATCTGGGTGCTGCGCGGCGTGCCGTCCCATCCCGAGGACATCAACCGCTACAAGGGCCTGGTCGAGGCGCTGAAGGGCACCGACATCAAGATCGCCGCCGAGGACTACGGCAACTGGGAATATGACGGCGGCAAGAAGCTCTGCGAGACCTTCTATCTCAACAATCCCGACGTGCAGGGCATCTGGTCCTCGGGCGCCGACATGGCGCGCGCCTGCGTCGACGTCTTCGAGCAGTACGGCGCGAAGATTCCGCCGATCACCGGCGAGGGCAACAACGGCTTCTTCAAGCTCTGGCGCGACAAGGACCTGACCTCGATCGCGCCCGAATACGGGCCGGAGCAAGGCGCGGCCGGCGTGCGCGCGGCGGTGGCGCTGCTGGAAGGCAAGCAACTCTACAAGCGCTACGTCTACAACCCCGAGCCGATCACGGTCGACAAGCGCAACCAGTATATCCGCGACGACCTTTCCGACGCCTACTGGTTCCCGACCGCGCTCTCGGACGAGAAGAAGCAGGAATACTACGGCGTGAAGAAATAG
- a CDS encoding SGNH/GDSL hydrolase family protein: MRSVLCYGDSNTHGQIPGKGPLDRYGPAVRWPGVLRAQLGPGWYVVEEGLSGRTTVHDDPIEGAHKNGRTYLRPCLQSHATLDLVIIMLGTNDLKIRFNKPPSEVAMGMGCLVHDIKELAPGPGGTMPEIMLVAPPPMLDDIKEWESIFSGAQAKSHRLALEFEIIADSLEVHFFDAGQVARCSEADGFHLDAAAHDALGRALAREVEAIGWSHEKG, encoded by the coding sequence ATGCGCTCGGTACTTTGCTACGGCGACTCCAACACCCACGGGCAGATCCCGGGCAAAGGACCGCTCGACCGCTACGGCCCGGCCGTGCGCTGGCCGGGCGTGCTGCGCGCCCAGCTCGGCCCGGGCTGGTACGTCGTCGAGGAAGGTCTCAGCGGTCGCACCACGGTGCACGACGACCCGATCGAGGGCGCGCACAAGAACGGCCGGACCTATCTGCGCCCCTGCCTGCAGAGCCACGCCACGCTCGACCTCGTCATCATCATGCTCGGCACCAACGACCTGAAGATCCGCTTCAACAAGCCGCCGTCCGAGGTGGCGATGGGCATGGGCTGCCTCGTCCACGACATCAAGGAACTGGCGCCGGGGCCGGGCGGCACCATGCCGGAGATCATGCTCGTCGCGCCACCGCCGATGCTCGACGACATCAAGGAATGGGAATCGATCTTCTCGGGCGCGCAGGCCAAATCGCACCGGCTGGCGCTGGAGTTCGAGATCATCGCGGATTCGCTGGAGGTGCACTTCTTCGACGCCGGCCAGGTCGCCCGCTGCAGCGAGGCGGACGGCTTCCATCTCGACGCCGCGGCGCACGACGCGCTCGGCCGGGCGCTGGCCCGGGAGGTCGAAGCAATCGGCTGGTCGCATGAGAAGGGCTGA
- a CDS encoding ROK family transcriptional regulator, protein MRFAPPNPLRIADRASGLNALSVRSYNERLVLSLLLQNQDISRMEIGERTGLSAQAVSVIVRSLEQEGLVAKGEAQRGRVGPPTFPVSLNPGGAYAVGVSFGFRRTEVVLIDFVGRLRFQTVLASTLLDACDDGTALLGAVTQAAAALPPDLRGRIAGIGLAIPEGQAPADASTNGGTGLAELRRRIEQALGLPVFVQNDITAAAGAESLFGVARSLNDYLFFYLGARLHSRLILNHQIYHGNSGLSFEVGVLNLERELARAGGPTDTLWERASDWPDLGSVFEAWRESCTERLRQSIAALSQFVEVRTIVLSSFIPAAVCRLLCDDLKQALPDIEALASSVGNRPKAVGAASLPFSSRFMVE, encoded by the coding sequence ATGCGCTTTGCGCCACCCAACCCGCTGCGGATCGCCGACCGGGCGAGCGGGCTCAATGCCTTGAGCGTGCGCAGCTACAACGAGAGGCTCGTCCTCTCCCTGCTGTTGCAGAACCAGGACATCTCGCGGATGGAGATCGGCGAACGCACGGGCCTGTCGGCCCAGGCGGTCTCCGTCATCGTCCGCTCGCTCGAGCAGGAGGGCCTGGTCGCCAAGGGCGAGGCCCAGCGCGGACGCGTCGGGCCGCCGACCTTTCCCGTGTCGCTCAACCCCGGCGGCGCCTATGCGGTCGGCGTCAGCTTCGGCTTCCGCAGAACCGAGGTCGTGCTGATCGACTTCGTCGGCCGGCTCCGGTTCCAGACGGTGCTCGCGTCGACCCTGCTGGACGCCTGCGACGACGGCACAGCGTTGCTCGGCGCCGTCACGCAAGCGGCCGCCGCCCTGCCGCCCGACCTGCGGGGGCGCATCGCCGGGATCGGGCTGGCGATCCCCGAGGGCCAGGCGCCCGCCGATGCCTCGACGAACGGCGGCACGGGCCTCGCCGAGCTGCGCCGCCGCATCGAGCAGGCGCTGGGCCTGCCGGTCTTCGTCCAGAACGACATCACCGCGGCGGCGGGGGCCGAGAGCCTGTTCGGCGTGGCAAGATCGCTGAACGACTATCTCTTCTTCTATCTCGGCGCCCGCCTGCACAGCCGCCTGATCCTCAATCACCAGATCTATCACGGCAATTCGGGCCTGAGCTTCGAGGTCGGCGTCCTCAACCTCGAGCGCGAGCTCGCGCGCGCCGGCGGCCCGACGGACACGCTCTGGGAGCGCGCGTCGGACTGGCCGGACCTCGGCAGCGTCTTCGAGGCCTGGCGCGAGAGCTGCACGGAGCGGCTGCGTCAGTCGATCGCCGCCCTGTCGCAGTTCGTCGAGGTCCGGACCATCGTCCTGTCCTCGTTCATTCCGGCCGCGGTCTGTCGGCTGCTCTGCGACGACCTGAAGCAGGCGCTGCCTGACATCGAGGCTCTGGCCAGCAGCGTCGGCAACCGGCCCAAGGCTGTCGGCGCGGCCAGCCTGCCTTTCAGCTCGCGCTTCATGGTGGAGTGA
- a CDS encoding DUF4118 domain-containing protein, with the protein MASVETRLQGDAARAPVAAPPSEVPAVFGYLAAVGMTAVATILAVAIDGEVTIPNLSLVFVLPVIVAAVGFGLGPSLCSAVLGALAYNFFLTEPRYTLRVDDPANIWAIGLLFVVGCIASAVASTSRRRALEAALRGRQASVLQAYGRDVRVAEDAKAIAAVTARSLAALFRVPAVAMLLKDDAVLGVETAGGADLQEAEVEAARSAAATVVRAGVYPADASRFDFWPVATAQGRRAVIGLAFDPDERPKEPDTLVDIVAATLALALDRQAFRDGRDAGPAAAPAATRG; encoded by the coding sequence ATGGCCAGTGTCGAAACGAGATTGCAGGGGGACGCAGCCCGCGCGCCGGTCGCCGCGCCGCCCTCTGAGGTGCCGGCCGTGTTCGGCTATCTGGCGGCGGTCGGGATGACCGCCGTCGCGACGATCCTCGCCGTCGCCATCGACGGCGAGGTGACGATCCCGAACCTCTCCCTGGTCTTCGTCCTGCCGGTGATCGTCGCGGCGGTCGGCTTCGGCCTCGGCCCCTCCCTGTGCTCGGCCGTCCTCGGGGCCCTCGCCTATAATTTCTTCCTGACCGAGCCGCGCTACACGCTGCGCGTCGACGACCCCGCCAACATCTGGGCCATCGGCCTGCTCTTCGTCGTCGGATGCATCGCCAGCGCCGTCGCCTCGACCTCCCGGCGCCGGGCGCTGGAGGCGGCGCTGCGAGGCCGGCAGGCGAGCGTGCTGCAGGCCTACGGCCGGGACGTCCGGGTGGCGGAGGATGCGAAGGCGATCGCGGCCGTCACCGCGCGGAGCCTTGCGGCGCTCTTCCGGGTTCCGGCCGTGGCGATGCTGCTGAAGGACGATGCCGTGCTCGGCGTCGAGACGGCCGGCGGAGCCGATCTCCAGGAGGCCGAGGTCGAGGCTGCCCGGTCGGCCGCGGCGACGGTCGTTCGCGCCGGGGTCTATCCGGCCGACGCCTCGCGCTTCGACTTCTGGCCCGTGGCGACGGCGCAGGGCCGGCGCGCCGTGATCGGGCTCGCCTTCGACCCCGACGAACGTCCGAAGGAGCCGGACACGCTTGTCGACATCGTCGCGGCGACCCTGGCCCTGGCGCTCGACCGCCAAGCCTTCAGGGACGGCCGCGATGCGGGGCCCGCCGCAGCCCCGGCGGCAACGCGCGGCTGA
- a CDS encoding dihydrodipicolinate synthase family protein — MLQGSLTLLVTPFRGADVDESAFESLVAWQAAEGADGLVTGTLAGEGPTLAPHERDRLVRMAVAAAGGLPVVAATGTNATATTIAATRAARAAGAAAALIVAPFYSRPTQEGLFRHFEAVARAVDLPIVIGNAPGRTAVEIEPATLERLLAIPAFVGLADETTDAYRRAANALIAGGRAVRLAAGEFAAEIPGLPPAEGCLSLAANVAPGLCAAFLRARAVTDPHGLPLIGDRLLTLCRALDGDPEPAAAKYAVSLLRPAIDPTPRLPIVPVTAATAARLRCAIAGLTALPLHEGEAARRDARQMDRIVRGP, encoded by the coding sequence ATGCTGCAAGGAAGCCTCACGCTGCTCGTCACGCCGTTCCGCGGAGCGGATGTCGACGAGAGCGCCTTCGAGTCCCTCGTCGCCTGGCAGGCGGCGGAGGGTGCCGACGGCCTCGTCACCGGCACTCTGGCCGGCGAAGGCCCGACCCTCGCCCCGCACGAGCGCGACCGCCTGGTGCGGATGGCGGTCGCCGCCGCCGGTGGCCTGCCGGTGGTCGCGGCCACCGGGACGAACGCCACCGCGACGACGATCGCGGCGACGCGTGCCGCCCGCGCGGCCGGCGCCGCGGCGGCGCTGATCGTCGCGCCCTTCTACAGCAGGCCGACCCAGGAGGGCCTGTTCCGCCATTTCGAGGCGGTGGCCCGCGCCGTCGACCTGCCGATCGTCATCGGCAACGCCCCGGGGCGCACCGCGGTCGAGATCGAGCCGGCGACGCTGGAGCGCCTCCTGGCGATTCCCGCCTTCGTCGGCCTCGCCGACGAGACCACGGACGCCTATCGGCGCGCCGCCAACGCGCTGATCGCCGGCGGGCGTGCGGTGCGGCTCGCGGCCGGCGAGTTCGCCGCCGAGATCCCCGGCCTGCCGCCGGCGGAAGGCTGCCTGTCGCTCGCGGCCAATGTCGCGCCGGGCCTGTGCGCCGCGTTCCTGCGCGCGCGTGCGGTGACGGACCCGCACGGCCTGCCGCTGATCGGCGACCGGCTGCTGACGCTGTGCCGGGCGCTCGACGGCGATCCCGAACCGGCCGCGGCCAAATATGCGGTGTCGCTGCTGCGCCCGGCGATCGATCCGACGCCGCGCCTGCCGATCGTGCCGGTGACCGCGGCGACGGCCGCGCGGCTGCGCTGCGCCATCGCCGGGCTCACGGCGCTGCCCTTGCACGAGGGCGAAGCCGCACGGCGGGATGCCCGCCAGATGGATCGGATCGTCCGGGGTCCGTAG
- a CDS encoding K(+)-transporting ATPase subunit F, giving the protein MTFDYVLAGAVTALLLVYLTYALLRPERF; this is encoded by the coding sequence ATGACCTTCGACTACGTCCTCGCCGGCGCCGTGACGGCGCTGCTGCTCGTCTACCTCACCTATGCGCTGCTCCGCCCCGAGCGGTTCTGA
- the kdpA gene encoding potassium-transporting ATPase subunit KdpA translates to MTVIGWIQILIFIALVVAVVKPLGGYMTRIFNGERTFLSVLLRPVERLFYAVAGVDEKEEQHWLTYTVAMLLVNAAGFVVVYLLQRLQDVLPLNPAGQTPVAPDLAFNTAISFVTNTNWQNYGGESTMSYLTQMAGLTVQNFLSAATGIVLAIALIRGFARASARTVGNFWVDLTRVTLYVLLPICVVFTLFLVWQGIPQTFGAYVDATTLEGAKQTLALGPAASQVAIKMLGTNGGGFFNANAAHPFENPTALSNLIQMVSIFAIGAALTNVFGRMVGDQRQGWAILAAMGVLFFVGVVVCYWGEAAGNPLVHALGIDGGNMEGKEVRFGLPMSALFAVVTTDASCGAVNAMHDSFTALGGMVPLINIMLGEIIVGGVGSGLYGILLYVIIALFVAGLMVGRTPEYLGKKIEAKEVKMTMLAVLVLPLFMLGLTAVATVLPSAVAAVGNNGAHGFSEILYAYVSGAGNNGSAFGGLSANTLWYNTTLGIDMFFGRFFVIVPALAIAGAMAAKKTAPASAGTFPTHGALFVGLLVGVILIVGGLTFFPALALGPIVEHLSMIAGQSF, encoded by the coding sequence ATGACCGTCATCGGCTGGATCCAGATCCTGATCTTCATCGCGCTCGTCGTCGCCGTGGTCAAACCGCTCGGCGGCTACATGACGCGCATCTTCAACGGCGAGCGGACCTTCCTCTCCGTCCTCCTGCGCCCGGTCGAGCGGCTGTTCTACGCCGTCGCCGGCGTCGACGAGAAGGAGGAGCAGCACTGGCTGACCTACACCGTCGCCATGCTCCTGGTGAACGCCGCCGGGTTCGTGGTGGTCTACCTCCTGCAGCGCCTGCAGGACGTGCTGCCGCTCAATCCCGCTGGCCAGACGCCGGTCGCGCCGGACCTCGCCTTCAACACCGCCATCTCCTTCGTCACCAACACGAACTGGCAGAACTATGGCGGCGAAAGCACCATGTCCTACCTGACGCAGATGGCCGGCCTCACCGTGCAGAACTTCCTGTCGGCGGCCACCGGCATCGTGCTCGCCATCGCCCTGATCCGCGGCTTCGCCCGGGCCTCGGCCAGGACGGTCGGCAATTTCTGGGTCGACCTGACGCGGGTGACGCTCTACGTCCTCCTGCCGATCTGCGTCGTCTTCACGCTGTTCCTGGTCTGGCAGGGCATCCCGCAGACCTTCGGCGCCTATGTCGACGCCACCACGCTGGAGGGCGCCAAGCAGACCCTCGCCCTCGGCCCCGCCGCCTCGCAGGTGGCCATCAAGATGCTGGGCACCAATGGCGGCGGCTTCTTCAACGCCAACGCCGCCCATCCCTTCGAGAACCCGACGGCGCTGTCGAACCTGATCCAGATGGTGTCGATCTTCGCCATCGGCGCGGCGCTGACCAACGTCTTCGGCCGCATGGTCGGCGACCAGCGCCAGGGCTGGGCCATCCTCGCCGCCATGGGCGTGCTGTTCTTCGTCGGCGTGGTGGTCTGCTACTGGGGCGAAGCGGCGGGCAACCCGCTGGTCCATGCCCTCGGCATCGACGGCGGCAACATGGAAGGCAAGGAGGTCCGCTTCGGCCTGCCGATGTCCGCCCTGTTCGCGGTGGTCACGACGGACGCCTCCTGCGGCGCGGTCAACGCCATGCACGACAGCTTCACCGCGCTCGGCGGCATGGTGCCGCTGATCAACATCATGCTCGGCGAGATCATCGTCGGCGGCGTCGGCTCCGGCCTCTACGGCATCCTGCTCTACGTCATCATCGCCCTGTTCGTGGCGGGCCTGATGGTGGGGCGCACGCCGGAATATCTCGGCAAGAAGATCGAGGCGAAGGAGGTCAAGATGACCATGCTCGCCGTGCTCGTCCTGCCGCTGTTCATGCTCGGCCTCACCGCCGTCGCCACGGTGCTGCCCTCGGCGGTCGCCGCGGTCGGCAACAACGGCGCGCACGGCTTCTCCGAGATCCTCTACGCCTATGTCTCGGGCGCCGGCAACAACGGCTCGGCCTTCGGCGGCCTCAGCGCCAACACGCTCTGGTACAACACGACGCTGGGCATCGACATGTTCTTCGGCCGCTTCTTCGTCATCGTCCCGGCGCTCGCCATCGCCGGCGCCATGGCCGCCAAGAAGACCGCGCCGGCCTCGGCCGGCACCTTCCCGACCCATGGCGCGCTGTTCGTCGGCCTGCTCGTCGGCGTCATCCTGATCGTCGGCGGCCTGACCTTCTTCCCTGCCCTCGCCCTGGGCCCGATCGTCGAGCACCTCTCGATGATCGCCGGCCAGTCCTTCTGA